From the Elaeis guineensis isolate ETL-2024a chromosome 16, EG11, whole genome shotgun sequence genome, the window TGTGTTTATTCTTGGCCATTTGTGTTAATCGTCTCAGACTTCATGtttattatatcaaatttttatttattatacagTATTTGTGTTTATTCTAGGGCTGTTTATGTTGATTCCATCCTGATCCCATAGAAAGTAGAGAGCAACCTCttcagtttgtgtttattctggatatgtttatgtttattatttgaaatttatatttatcttatcaTATTTTATGTTTACTTTTCaaaaagtttatatttatcttaggcaCCTTTGTGTTTATCATATAGAGTTTGTGTTTACCTATGCGAAGATATAACAGTATCATAATTTGTGTTGAAATAAAGTGAAACTATTAGAGAGTAAATACAAACATATCTGGGATGGATGTAAACTTTTTGAGTAAATACAAAATAGGtagaataaataaaattttaaataataaacacaaacataTCCAGAATAGACACAAAGTGAAGAGGTTGCTCCAGGGTGGAATAAACACAAATTGctgcaggataaatataaataccCCAAAATAAATAGAAATCAATATAATAAGAATAAAGTCTAAAGTGACAAACACAAATAGtacagaataaacacaaactcgggGCTCAATACTTAGGTCACGCTAGGGCCATCCCAAGATAAACAGCAAGAGctcaggataaatacaaacttctTGAGGAGTAAATACAAAATATggtaggataaatataaatttcaaataataaacataaacatatccaaaataaatacaaactgaaGAGGTTGCTCTCTCCCTTTTATGGGATGAGGAtggaataaacacaaactatcgtATGATAAATACAAATATTCCAAAAAAATAGAAATCtgatataataaacataaaatctGAGGTGATAAATACAAACGgcccaaaataaatacaaactcggaGCTCAACACTTAGGTCACCCTAAGGCCCTCCTAAGTTAAATAGCAAAAgctcaggataaacacaaacttctTGAGGAGTAAACACAAAATATGGTAAGATAAACATaaactccaaataataaacacaaacacaTCTAGAATAAACACAAGTTGAAGAGGTTGCTCTCTACCTTCTATGGGATCAGAGTGGAATAAACACAAATActgtataataaataaaaactcaatataataaatataaagtatGAGGCGATAAACACAAACGGCCAAGAATAAATACAAACAACCTAGAATAAAAACAAATGTGGATATCCTTGGCttcgagtttgtgtttattttgggCTATTTGTATTTATCACcgtagaatttatatttattacttaaagtttttatttattataaagagtttatatttatcctgcggCAGTTTGTGTTTATTCCGCCCTGATCCCATTAAAGGCAAAGAGCAACTTTtttagtttgtgtttattctggatatgtttatttttattatttgaagtttatgtTTATCCTCTAATAGTCTTTATTTATTTCCGCAAGACTTAGTGTTTAtcctcttttcttgttgtttatcTTGAAAGAATCCTTGGATGAAGTCCTTTTGGATAGAGAGAAAGATGTCGATGTGTTTACACAGGAGATAGAGAGCTGGCAATGTGTTTGCAACAGAAAGAATGACCTGGCGATGTGTTTGCAATGGTAACAGAGAGTCGAGAGGTGTTTACGtcggagagagatgagaaaaaagtTTCTTCTGAAAAAAAACAGAGGGAGAGATGGAAGAAGAAATGTATTTTATTGATGAGAGAGGGAAGAATAGAAATAAGAGGTGTTTGCatcgaagagaaaaagagagagatagagagcaaGGATATGACAGATGTTTGCAtcgaaaaaagagagaggggctTTTAGAGGTGTTCTGCCAGCGAAAAACAAAAGAAGAGGGATAGGATGAAATATTATTTGCCgacaagagagagaaaagagtttctttttattattttcaaatgcCATCTCATATAGGCTAAATCAAGGAGCTTCTTTTTTTATGTTCCATCcccattttatttttttccaaacTCTCCACTTCATTCAAGCAAAAGACACGTGAGTCCCATCTCCCATtcaatgtgtttttttttttaaaacaattccaactcatccTAACTAATCCTAAACCCCAtccattattttttagtattgtaTTGGGATTCACACCGATCCAAAGGACTGGGAGCTAACTAGATCTAAGATAGGATCCAATCAACCAGAGctcaatctctctctctatatttatatatatttatttatttattattttttttcatttctaccTTCTTTTCCTCCCACCCTCACACCCTCCAGCGATCCTCTGCCTTCATTTGCCAACGGCCGGCCCACAGTTACCCCCATCTGGTGCACCACCTGCAGCACCTCTACCCGACTGCCGCTCCTCCACGCCATTCCTCTAGGCCCCATGCCCATTTTTCCTTGCTGCTATGGCtgcctccctctcccctctcgagGCCCAGGTCGTTGCCGTTAATGCCACATGCATCTACCGTGGCCCCCTTGCCCGTTGTTCGTCCGTGGCTCCCCACGTCCCCTCCAACTCTCCTACACTGCACCCCCCCTCGACCCCTACACCCGCACCTCATGGCCCCCACTGCCCGACACCCCCCTTTCTACTCACCCCCAAGCTCCGATGAAGCCCACACCTGCGCCCCCACCACTCTGTGCGAACACAAAACCCCCCTAACCCCCTCTGCCCTCCTCCCGTCCCCACACCCACACCCACACCCCTCCCCACACCGCATCTCACCACCCCCACCGCCCGACCACCGTCCCAGCCGCCCGACGTCtgtcccccctctctctcctcgATTCCAATGAAGCCCCCACCCGTGCCCTTCGGGTACAAAGTCaggaatgaaaaaagaaaagatgtgccttgagaatgaaaaaaataaaataataaaataacatcGTGTCTCGAAGATgtgattttattttgaaaatgcaCATTCTACAtgcatttttaattttaaatttaaaattaaatataatttttaaatttttaattatggtAGATCACGTCACTTGAAACCGGAATATGTGGTTTCGCCACATCCATGCCACCTTATCTCACTGccctattttcaaaaataaaatagaaagagggatagatttaaaaataaatattaaaaaaataatatttaaaaaaaaatctcccaTCGCCTGTCTGGTATCTATGTATACCTTCTCATCTCCCACCTCTTATAGTACGGACAGCGAAgcaaatgagagagagggcgaaaGAGCGAACGGAAGAAGATGGCTGCGATATGGGCAATGTGAGCTTAACTGCTACCATTCCTCCGATCGATCACGAAATTTCACCGACTTTCTCTAATTTGTGAGCTTTTCTGATCGTAGtatgtgaagaaaaaaagaggagagagagagaagaaagatgaCCGCACGATCACCGTCGTCTTGAAGGTCCACATGTGTTGTGAGGGATGCACCGAGGTGGTGATGAAATCCATAAAGGGATCCGAAATCACGGGTTCAACCATGTTCTCAACCACATGGCCAACTAGCAGGAAATAGTTTTGAGATGGGTGTAgttttgaaattaaatattaaaaataatatttaaaaagaatccGTTTAAACTCCGCTGACTCCTTATCCAAAAAAGAAACAACTCCACCGACTCCTTCCTTCCATTTTACTCAAATACCCCACGCCTTCCTTACGGCGCGCCCTGCACCTCATCTGAAGCTTCTCCAGCTCATGGTGGACCCCATCCCTATGCATTCCCATGCCAAATGGAACGCATGATGTCACGCCTCCCGGAATCATGCATCCATCGCATCGTCTCTctcctatttatatatatacaccaCCCTCCGCTCCCACTCTCATCTGCACTCCTTGTAGCACAAAGAGCGAAGCGAACGAGAGAGCGGGCGATAGAGCGAACAGAAAAAGAAGATAACTGGGATCATGGGCAATGTGAGCTTAACTGCTACCAAGTCCCCCGATCGATCACGAAACTTCACTGATTTTCTCTAATTTGTGGGTTTTTCTTGTCGTAgcaggagaagaagaaaggaggagagagggagaagaaagacgACCGCACGATCACCGTCGTCCGCATGTGTTGCGAGAGATGCGCCGATGAGGTGAAGAAATCCGTCGAGGGATTCGAAGGTAATTTTTTCTTTCCCTTGATCCATCTCCAAGCGCTTTGTTTCGATTTCTCCGACGGTGGAATTTCTGCAACTGGACAGGGGTGGAACGGGTGAAGGCTGACATCGGTCCTGGGACGCTGAAGGTGGAGGGGAAGGTGGATCCATCGAGTCTCCGCGATCGTGTGGCGAAGAAAACCCATAGGAAGGTCGACCTCGTCTTCCCCACCAATGCCCCCCAAAAGGATGCTAAAAAGAAGGACGACTCCAAAAAGCCCACCGCCGGAAAGGAGTCCAACAAATCCGACAAGAAAAAATCCAAGGGGGTAtaatttatttcttcttcttcgtcttcatttttttctttttcttaaaaaaaatccaattttTTGTTGGTTTTTACAAACTAATTGATGAATTGTTTTGTTTTAAATTTCTGTAAAAGCCTGGGGTTTCGACGGTGGTGCTGAAGACTCGCCTTCACTGTGCTTGCCTCGTCAAATTGATTAAAAAGAAGATTCGCAAGCTTGAgggtaattttatttaattttttcatctctGTTCACTTTTTTTAGGgtgaggggaaaaaagaaaaaaattgaacaaGAGAGTAAAAATGGAGTCCACGCCAGAAATGCCCTTGATGGTTTTTGATATTTTACGGCGGATGGGCAGGAGTGCAGCAGGTGGTGACGGACGTGCAGAAGGATTGGATAATGGTGACGGGGACAATGGACGTCAAGCGGCTGCCTGAGGTGCTAAAGCAGGAGCTGGAGCTGGCAGTGGAGGTGGCGGCTGTTGGAAGCTGAACTTGACTATTCAAATTCTGTTATTAGGATGAATAATTTCAAGCTAAATATCtcgttaaaaattttaataatcatagataaataatatattattggaAAGCTGTGTCCGTCtagtttttaagattttaagaaGCGCatcaatctaaatttttgatagagagttatgatcattttggtaaaAAATATCTGGTCTGTCTAGAAGACATGAAAAATTGtattgttctatttttttttatatttatatttgtaataTTAAGTTATTTCTTTAGCAAATGCATGTATGGATATTAAAAGTCAGTTTTTTATCATTAAGTTAAATCTTGAATGTCCATTTGAGTACTATAAATATGCCATGTGTAAGGCAAAGAATGTAAGTGTTGGAAACAACAAAGTATTCAATAAAGTTTTAAAGttcttttttatctttctctTTAAGTGTACGTGTGTGCGCGCCCATTTTCTTCCAataaagtggtatcaaagccttcCTCTTTGAAGAAGATGTCATCAAAAGGAACTACACTTTCCTTCCAATATCCATGGTTCaccaaagataattttgataattgggCAATTAGAACCAAGGCTATCCTTGGCTCTTAAGGAGTATGGGAGATTGTTGACAAAGGCTATGATGAGCTCTAAGATAAAGCAATTTTAAATCAGACCCAAAAGGATACTTTGAAAAAagtaagaaagaaagatcaatgtGCTGTCACAATTATCTATTAAAGCTTGGAcgatgaagtatttgagaaagtgGCAACTGCAAGCAACTCCAAACAAGCATAAGGAATACTCCAAAATTCACTCAAAGGGGTAGATAAGATGAAgaaaatttatcttcaaactctAAGGACTGAGTTTGAGGGACTTCGCGTGAAAGAGaatgactccattttggattattTCTCAAGAGTCCCAGTGGTGATCAACCAAATGAAGAGGCTTGTTGAAGATATGAAAGATATTCATATAGTTCAGAAGATACTTTGCTCACTCAATTCTGATTCTACTTCCAAAATACTTGGGGGATGTAAACATTTCAGTTCTCCTTCCAatcaatttcgattccgattgcAAATCAAACACCCCTTCGATTTCTTCAACCTAAAATATTGATCTCAATGATGGTCCCATGATGATGTGGTGTACGATAAGCTGTTGAAGCTAGTTGATACGTGCCTCCACAAATCATGCCCCCTTCaattagaagaaaaaagagaagaggaagaaggaagagatttagaggaaaaaaaagattTCTTATTGCTTGATTGTCAAGAGTCAATGGTTTACATTATACAGACCAATTCCGGCCCAATATTCCATATATTATATCATACTGAATTTAGTACAAatactaaataaatataataccAAATAGGCAATATGATTTTAGTATCAAAATAAAAGAagctataaaaaaaattctaataagcGATTATATCCGTACCAAAATAAGAGAGGCTAAGAAGGAAATCTCAATTTATTCCAATTGAgggaattttaatttatttttattgtcaaAATTGGATTCCTGTAATTAGCGGAGGGGACGGACCAATTTTAGTGTTTATCAATCTCAATCTTTCTCCATATGTAACAACCTCCCAACGCccaaacatatttttattttctatttttttattattttcatggaTAAGATCCTTACATAGTTTTAATTTGTTATTGTTTTAGCCAATATTTTGCTAATAAGGATGTGAGAGATGAGCATTTTCGGTCAAAGCACCACAGAAATGGTAATTTATTTGGTTTCGttccttttttttccttgctCTATCCTTTTTCTCTAAAAAAGTCCATCATTTTTGCTCTCAGAGCTGATATCAATTATAAATGAATTTATAGTAGATGCAATGTGGTAGGTGATCGGTTCTGgattttaaaattgatcaagaagtttCCACTCCTTTCTTTGCAGTTGCCTCAATCACTTGGTAGATTAAATAGGTTACTTGGTGCATGATTTTTTCCATGTTTTTTAGATGGAGGAGCTATGGTTTATTTAAAATTGTTATTGCCACCAACCCTACTGAAAGATGCATTGGCCTTGACTCAAGTATCCTATGTTTATTAGATTGAGATGAAAGGTGAAAAGACAGACACAATCTGGTCAATAACGACAAAGGAATTGGGGATGAAAATAATCGGTCATAATCTCAATCTGCAATGCTAGTTGTCTCAGatttttgaatttcaagtttGTTATCTGAACCATATATCTTTCCTACAGCCTAACCCTTTCCAACTTATCTACTATCTTGCTTCTTGGCTGCTTGTTATAATTGCTTACAATAATAACTTGCTTCATGATTTTGATTTTATAGCAGAAGAGCAAATTGAAGAATCGGCTTCCTCTGCCACTGCCAAAGAGAGTGTGTGTTACGGCTTTTCATATCCCTCAAATATGTGACAGCTAATGTAGTGGATTGACGGAGTGGATGAATGATGGTAATGGCATCTTCAGTGAAGAAGGTACTCAAAGAAGGGCTCGGGTGTGGGCGCATCTAGAATGCTTAGGCAGCCGCTAAGATTTTTTCAATATGGGGCTTGCCATTTCGGCGTCATGGGTGTTGCAATGTCCGATGATGAAGGTGAGCTCACGTTTGGTGACCAGAATCCTTTCTTTCTCATCCATACGAGGATGACCCGGCGAGGGACCCATCAACGGTCAGCGTACCTTCCCTTTCTCACGAAGCAACCAATAATTATTAGAATCCCTTGGTCATCATCCATTTacattaaaaattattagataaacaTAGACTACAATAAATATTGCAGACTAAGTCTTTAAAATCATATTATAAAGTACATAAACTTAGTCTACAATAACATAGTCTTGCCGAGTCATAAGTTTgtaatatttaattcttttaaaatcGAAGCACTTGCTCCCATCTTGAAAACAAAACCAAGCATTTTGTCCCATTATCTTTTGTTTTATTCTTTTGCTCacttatattattaaatattagaaGACCGCTACCAAAACACCATAACACAACCTTATCCCTTGTCTAAGCTGAGAGAATGGACTAACAGGGATTGTACAGTTATCTCTGTAtacaaaatttaataaaaaattaaaatataatcgaTGTCGAGGTGTAGTTGATCTTttaatttttacagtaaaaattaaaatatattcagTATCGAGATAAAGTCGATtctctgacttttacagtgaaaactGAAATATATTCTGTACCGAGATAAAGTCGATTCTttgatttttacagtgaaaatcaaAATATATCCTGTACTGAGATGAAATCGATtttctgacttttacagtgaaaatcgaAATATATTCTGTACTGAGATGAAATCGATTCTCTGACTTTTATAGTGAAAGCCAAAATATATTCTGtaccgactcttcttcgaaagttgcttCCTAGTTTGATCGTCCGGAGATCATGTTAATCATCCTTGCAGTCGGCTGGTTATTGATAGTTTCCTCAGTTTGTGGCTGAGGTCGTTGGTTAGCAGGAGATTGAGTCGATTGATCTTTTCGGTATTTCTTGAGATAGCTTCGTCGGATTAGGATCTCTATCTCGTCCCTGAGTTGAATACACTATTCGGTATtgtgaccatgatcatgatggaaccgTCAATACTTCTTATCACGACTCCTCGATGGTACTTGCATCGGTGGGGGTGTCGTAGATATTCTGCTCCCTCGATCTTCATCAAGATCTGTGCACAAGGagtagagagaggagtataggagtaaTACCTGCCATAACTGCTCGACTTCGGACTCCGTCAACGAGATGAAGCTCGTTTATTAGTAGGTAGCCGGCTTGACTCAGCTGAAGCTCCActcttcttttatttcttcttttgaccttttCGTTCTGTCTGACGTCGGTTAGAAGCACCTTCGTCTGCACGAATGTACTTATATGCATGCTCTAGAAGTTTAATGCAagtccaagagaaagtcttaccTAGAGAATATATGAATCAAGATCTCTTCGATCTCTTTTTATGACCGACATAGCCATGTCTTTGTTGAGATcgctgacctcaagtgtggccgcattgaaacGGACCACAAAGTCTCTGTCTCATCTTGTTTGATTGAAAAGAGACTATCGGATGTTCGTGACGGCCTTCAGCTAGTACTGAAGTAGGTCATGAAAGAGTGTTCAAACTGCTCGAAGGAGTCAATGCTTTCCGACTGAAGCTCAGAGTACCAGGCTCAAGCAGCTTTTTGAAGAGTTGCCAAAAAGCCAATGCATAAGAGgacatcggttgccccctgaatcatcatgagagccttgtaactCTCTAGATGGTCGATCAGGTTAGTGgaaccgtcgtatggctccacttgCAGTATTTTGGATCAAGACGGAATCGGCTCATCCAAGATGTGCTaagagagaggttgggcagtaTGGAAGTCGTAGTCATTGGAGGACTTTCGACTTTCCATCTGAAGTCAGACAAGTTGGCGGTTGATCTCTTGGAACTTGCGTTCATAGTCATCAAACCATCGTTGCTGAAAAATTCTAGAGGTGGAACCCCCTTAAGAActcaaaaagagagagacagaAGGCATCCACGGTCATTTCCCCTTCCTAACACTGTGTAGTTGGGAAGGAAAGGGAGAATGCCACGATTAGTGGGTGGCACAGTGAGAGTGCCAAAAATGCCATTGTCCGTCTTGACGAAAAAGTCGAGACAGtcgctccaaagatgaaaagggTGAGCGCCACGGAGGACGG encodes:
- the LOC105059120 gene encoding heavy metal-associated isoprenylated plant protein 3-like — protein: MCCERCADEVKKSVEGFEGVERVKADIGPGTLKVEGKVDPSSLRDRVAKKTHRKVDLVFPTNAPQKDAKKKDDSKKPTAGKESNKSDKKKSKGPGVSTVVLKTRLHCACLVKLIKKKIRKLEGVQQVVTDVQKDWIMVTGTMDVKRLPEVLKQELELAVEVAAVGS